A genome region from Anopheles stephensi strain Indian chromosome 2, UCI_ANSTEP_V1.0, whole genome shotgun sequence includes the following:
- the LOC118505728 gene encoding zinc finger protein rotund isoform X1, whose translation MSTAYSTPMTPSKLRIKDDLYNRLSPSHTGEMHYKTAKARSSNYFPADEVPAPRYEQHASTEDYRSQAIKERISAKQSPPHRDESEIECGEIAPKSAFIFPAQFYKNLFAASASLLKKQQPRSNYQEDSHHSEDEAEDLSSPTASSPLESALASVGQFPRSLFPNSSSSSHAQVQQERTPGADSEVDREDSDEILEKPSNAFPWLSEATNNNDYSKGNNNHHGTPPHLHHPHHPHHHHHHHHPHHSHHPHLPHSAAGSQSNLGASGSSSSSLTPGNCRHGHPEDTKCRSLNCGPPQSPSAASASLAAAANEGATPDSGSTTATATAIPNFNQMPVPGGVQGQNPTQGLVHWMSAVMAEHMTSNPHHDPAAVGMHYMWNGPVEQCGQHTKDMDTYGGWPTPRNPMPMKQGYEAKMNPVDHHHHHHHHHHNNLQKGHMIDDGRLLDHHTMQTGAAQMSQLYGARGSSSSNSPGGGLAGHGGGATNPAAALLVVPQPINATKIGASGLPNGTGRKYQCKMCPQIFTSKADLQLHTQIHMREAKPYKCSQCNKAFANSSYLSQHTRIHLGIKPYRCEICQRKFTQLSHLQQHIRTHTGDKPYKCRHSGCLKAFSQLSNLQSHSRCHQTDKPFKCNSCYKCFSDEPSLLEHIPKHKESKHLKTHICQYCGKSYTQETYLSKHMQKHAERTDKRPPIGARSSSSTVNLSASTPGSSNSSGSGSASNGATTTAGPATMTGESTFWPKVSPDSAAATINDVINQQNNHHDFSLTPNGSATNGSNGSTGNGPNATNGPQSQGGGNTVHGAGSDLAGAHHQRDDAVDELVGPARGPPDNANTPNGSSNTGPGNQPAAQQQQQHNGTATTMNGNLAIPPVSTPMSASYDSNSIAKATSNSAFTPINAMPPHLNSLQHHHQLATQRPSYLYDAISFQNQKAAMAQSPSNAFPNQLISLHQIRNYAHQPAGGLMAGEHLLGVTVGPGGKDKG comes from the exons ATGTCTACAGCCTATTCCACACCGATGACGCCCTCGAAGCTACGCATTAAAGACGATCTCTACAATCGTCTGTCTCCATCTCACACCGGTGAGATGCACTACAAAACCGCCAAAGCAAGGAGCTCCAACTATTTCCCAGCCGATGAAGTTCCTGCCCCGCGCTACGAGCAGCACGCGTCCACCGAGGATTATCGTTCCCAGGCAATAAAGGAAAGGATTTCAGCAAAGCAATCACCACCTCACAGGGATGAGAGTGAGATTGAGTGCGGGGAAATTGCGCCCAAGTCTGCGTTTATCTTTCCGGCACAGTTCTACAAGAACTTGTTTGCTGCATCGGCATCGCTGCTCAAGAAACAGCAGCCCAGATCGAATTACCAGGAGGACTCGCACCATTCGGAGGATGAGGCGGAAGATCTTTCCAGCCCTACGGCGAGTTCTCCGCTCGAGTCGGCACTTGCTAGTGTGGGACAGTTTCCAAGAAGCCTGTTCCCCAATTCCTCCTCTTCGTCGCACGCTCAAGTACAGCAGGAACGTACGCCGGGAGCTGATTCGGAAGTTGACCGTGAAGATAGTGATGAGATCCTGGAG AAACCGTCGAACGCATTCCCGTGGCTGTCCGAGGCGACCAATAACAACGACTATAGCAAGGGCAACAATAATCACCACGGAACCCCACCCCACCTACACCACCCACACCACccgcaccaccatcaccaccaccaccatccgcaCCACTCCCATCATCCTCATCTCCCTCATTCGGCCGCCGGAAGTCAGTCAAATCTTGGTGCCTCAGGCAGTTCAAGCAGTTCACTAACTCCCGGCAACTGTCGGCACGGACATCCCGAAGACACCAAGTGTCGATCGCTAAACTGTGGCCCACCACAGTCCCCGTCGGCCGCGTCCGCTAgcctagcagcagcagcgaacgaGGGAGCTACTCCCGACTCCGGCAGCACAACGGCGACCGCCACGGCTATCCCGAACTTTAACCAGATGCCCGTGCCGGGCGGTGTGCAGGGCCAGAACCCGACCCAGGGCCTCGTGCACTGGATGAGCGCGGTAATGGCCGAACACATGACCTCGAACCCGCATCACGATCCGGCCGCCGTCGGGATGCACTACATGTGGAATGGACCGGTCGAG CAATGTGGACAGCACACGAAGGATATGGACACGTACGGTGGTTGGCCAACACCCCGAAACCCAATGCCCATGAAGCAAGGATACGAG GCGAAAATGAATCCAGTcgatcatcaccaccatcaccaccatcaccatcacaacAACCTGCAGAAAGGGCACATGATCGACGATGGCCGGCTGCTCGATCATCACACTATGCAAACGGGTGCTGCCCAGATGAGCCAACTGTACGGAGCGCGCGGTTCGTCGAGCAGCAACTCACCGGGCGGTGGACTGGCTGGGCATGGTGGCGGTGCCACGAACCCGGCCGCCGCCCTGCTCGTCGTACCTCAGCCCATCAATGCCACCAAGATCGGTGCCAGCGGACTGCCGAACGGGACGGGCCGAAAGTATCAGTGCAAAATGTGTCCTCAG ATCTTCACCTCCAAGGCGGACCTGCAGCTGCACACGCAAATTCACATGCGTGAGGCCAAGCCCTACAAATGCTCCCAGTGCAATAAGGCGTTCGCCAACTCGAGCTATCTGTCCCAGCACACGCGCATCCATCTCGGCATCAAGCCGTACCGGTGCGAGATCTGTCAGCGCAAGTTCACCCAGCTGTCCCATCTGCAGCAGCACATCCGGACGCACACCGGCGACAAACCGTACAAATGTCGGCATTCGGGCTGCCTCAAGGCGTTCTCCCAGCTGTCCAACCTGCAGTCCCACTCGCGCTGTCACCAGACGGACAAACCGTTCAAGTGCAACTCCTGCTACAAGTGCTTCTCCGACGAACCGTCGCTTCTGGAGCACATCCCGAAGCACAAGGAGTCGAAGCACCTGAAGACGCACATCTGCCAGTACTGTGGCAAGTCCTACACGCAGGAAACCTACCTGTCCAAGCACATGCAGAAGCACGCCGAGCGGACGGACAAGCGGCCACCGATCGGGGCGcgaagcagtagcagcacgGTCAACCTGAGTGCGTCCACGCCTGGAAGTAGCAACAGTTCGGGCAGTGGTAGCGCATCGAACGGTGCTACGACGACGGCCGGCCCTGCCACCATGACTGGGGAGAGCACCTTCTGGCCGAAGGTAAGCCCAGACTCGGCGGCGGCCACCATCAACGATGTCATCAACCAGCAGAACAATCATCACGACTTCAGCTTGACTCCGAACGGTAGCGCAACGAACGGGAGCAATGGAAGTACCGGCAATGGGCCTAACGCGACCAATGGCCCACAGTCACAGGGTGGAGGTAACACGGTGCATGGGGCCGGGTCCGATCTGGCCGGAGCACACCATCAGCGGGATGATGCTGTCGATGAGCTTGTTGGACCGGCTCGAGGGCCTCCCGATAATGCAAACACACCGAACGGAAGCTCCAACACTGGCCCCGGTAATCAACCGGCtgctcagcaacaacagcaacacaacgGAACGGCCACAACCATGAACGGTAACCTCGCGATCCCACCGGTCTCGACGCCCATGTCCGCTAGCTACGACTCGAACAGCATAGCGAAGGCCACCAGCAATTCGGCCTTCACGCCGATCAACGCGATGCCACCGCATCTGAACAGCctgcagcaccatcaccagctCGCGACCCAACGGCCCTCCTATCTGTACGATGCCATCAGCTTCCAGAACCAGAAGGCGGCCATGGCGCAGAGTCCCTCGAACGCATTCCCCAACCAGCTGATCTCGCTGCACCAGATACGCAATTACGCGCATCAACCGGCCGGTGGGCTAATGGCCGGTGAGCATCTGCTCGGCGTTACGGTCGGTCCGGGAGGCAAGGATAAGGGTTAA
- the LOC118505728 gene encoding zinc finger protein rotund isoform X2 has protein sequence MSTAYSTPMTPSKLRIKDDLYNRLSPSHTGEMHYKTAKARSSNYFPADEVPAPRYEQHASTEDYRSQAIKERISAKQSPPHRDESEIECGEIAPKSAFIFPAQFYKNLFAASASLLKKQQPRSNYQEDSHHSEDEAEDLSSPTASSPLESALASVGQFPRSLFPNSSSSSHAQVQQERTPGADSEVDREDSDEILEKPSNAFPWLSEATNNNDYSKGNNNHHGTPPHLHHPHHPHHHHHHHHPHHSHHPHLPHSAAGSQSNLGASGSSSSSLTPGNCRHGHPEDTKCRSLNCGPPQSPSAASASLAAAANEGATPDSGSTTATATAIPNFNQMPVPGGVQGQNPTQGLVHWMSAVMAEHMTSNPHHDPAAVGMHYMWNGPVEAKMNPVDHHHHHHHHHHNNLQKGHMIDDGRLLDHHTMQTGAAQMSQLYGARGSSSSNSPGGGLAGHGGGATNPAAALLVVPQPINATKIGASGLPNGTGRKYQCKMCPQIFTSKADLQLHTQIHMREAKPYKCSQCNKAFANSSYLSQHTRIHLGIKPYRCEICQRKFTQLSHLQQHIRTHTGDKPYKCRHSGCLKAFSQLSNLQSHSRCHQTDKPFKCNSCYKCFSDEPSLLEHIPKHKESKHLKTHICQYCGKSYTQETYLSKHMQKHAERTDKRPPIGARSSSSTVNLSASTPGSSNSSGSGSASNGATTTAGPATMTGESTFWPKVSPDSAAATINDVINQQNNHHDFSLTPNGSATNGSNGSTGNGPNATNGPQSQGGGNTVHGAGSDLAGAHHQRDDAVDELVGPARGPPDNANTPNGSSNTGPGNQPAAQQQQQHNGTATTMNGNLAIPPVSTPMSASYDSNSIAKATSNSAFTPINAMPPHLNSLQHHHQLATQRPSYLYDAISFQNQKAAMAQSPSNAFPNQLISLHQIRNYAHQPAGGLMAGEHLLGVTVGPGGKDKG, from the exons ATGTCTACAGCCTATTCCACACCGATGACGCCCTCGAAGCTACGCATTAAAGACGATCTCTACAATCGTCTGTCTCCATCTCACACCGGTGAGATGCACTACAAAACCGCCAAAGCAAGGAGCTCCAACTATTTCCCAGCCGATGAAGTTCCTGCCCCGCGCTACGAGCAGCACGCGTCCACCGAGGATTATCGTTCCCAGGCAATAAAGGAAAGGATTTCAGCAAAGCAATCACCACCTCACAGGGATGAGAGTGAGATTGAGTGCGGGGAAATTGCGCCCAAGTCTGCGTTTATCTTTCCGGCACAGTTCTACAAGAACTTGTTTGCTGCATCGGCATCGCTGCTCAAGAAACAGCAGCCCAGATCGAATTACCAGGAGGACTCGCACCATTCGGAGGATGAGGCGGAAGATCTTTCCAGCCCTACGGCGAGTTCTCCGCTCGAGTCGGCACTTGCTAGTGTGGGACAGTTTCCAAGAAGCCTGTTCCCCAATTCCTCCTCTTCGTCGCACGCTCAAGTACAGCAGGAACGTACGCCGGGAGCTGATTCGGAAGTTGACCGTGAAGATAGTGATGAGATCCTGGAG AAACCGTCGAACGCATTCCCGTGGCTGTCCGAGGCGACCAATAACAACGACTATAGCAAGGGCAACAATAATCACCACGGAACCCCACCCCACCTACACCACCCACACCACccgcaccaccatcaccaccaccaccatccgcaCCACTCCCATCATCCTCATCTCCCTCATTCGGCCGCCGGAAGTCAGTCAAATCTTGGTGCCTCAGGCAGTTCAAGCAGTTCACTAACTCCCGGCAACTGTCGGCACGGACATCCCGAAGACACCAAGTGTCGATCGCTAAACTGTGGCCCACCACAGTCCCCGTCGGCCGCGTCCGCTAgcctagcagcagcagcgaacgaGGGAGCTACTCCCGACTCCGGCAGCACAACGGCGACCGCCACGGCTATCCCGAACTTTAACCAGATGCCCGTGCCGGGCGGTGTGCAGGGCCAGAACCCGACCCAGGGCCTCGTGCACTGGATGAGCGCGGTAATGGCCGAACACATGACCTCGAACCCGCATCACGATCCGGCCGCCGTCGGGATGCACTACATGTGGAATGGACCGGTCGAG GCGAAAATGAATCCAGTcgatcatcaccaccatcaccaccatcaccatcacaacAACCTGCAGAAAGGGCACATGATCGACGATGGCCGGCTGCTCGATCATCACACTATGCAAACGGGTGCTGCCCAGATGAGCCAACTGTACGGAGCGCGCGGTTCGTCGAGCAGCAACTCACCGGGCGGTGGACTGGCTGGGCATGGTGGCGGTGCCACGAACCCGGCCGCCGCCCTGCTCGTCGTACCTCAGCCCATCAATGCCACCAAGATCGGTGCCAGCGGACTGCCGAACGGGACGGGCCGAAAGTATCAGTGCAAAATGTGTCCTCAG ATCTTCACCTCCAAGGCGGACCTGCAGCTGCACACGCAAATTCACATGCGTGAGGCCAAGCCCTACAAATGCTCCCAGTGCAATAAGGCGTTCGCCAACTCGAGCTATCTGTCCCAGCACACGCGCATCCATCTCGGCATCAAGCCGTACCGGTGCGAGATCTGTCAGCGCAAGTTCACCCAGCTGTCCCATCTGCAGCAGCACATCCGGACGCACACCGGCGACAAACCGTACAAATGTCGGCATTCGGGCTGCCTCAAGGCGTTCTCCCAGCTGTCCAACCTGCAGTCCCACTCGCGCTGTCACCAGACGGACAAACCGTTCAAGTGCAACTCCTGCTACAAGTGCTTCTCCGACGAACCGTCGCTTCTGGAGCACATCCCGAAGCACAAGGAGTCGAAGCACCTGAAGACGCACATCTGCCAGTACTGTGGCAAGTCCTACACGCAGGAAACCTACCTGTCCAAGCACATGCAGAAGCACGCCGAGCGGACGGACAAGCGGCCACCGATCGGGGCGcgaagcagtagcagcacgGTCAACCTGAGTGCGTCCACGCCTGGAAGTAGCAACAGTTCGGGCAGTGGTAGCGCATCGAACGGTGCTACGACGACGGCCGGCCCTGCCACCATGACTGGGGAGAGCACCTTCTGGCCGAAGGTAAGCCCAGACTCGGCGGCGGCCACCATCAACGATGTCATCAACCAGCAGAACAATCATCACGACTTCAGCTTGACTCCGAACGGTAGCGCAACGAACGGGAGCAATGGAAGTACCGGCAATGGGCCTAACGCGACCAATGGCCCACAGTCACAGGGTGGAGGTAACACGGTGCATGGGGCCGGGTCCGATCTGGCCGGAGCACACCATCAGCGGGATGATGCTGTCGATGAGCTTGTTGGACCGGCTCGAGGGCCTCCCGATAATGCAAACACACCGAACGGAAGCTCCAACACTGGCCCCGGTAATCAACCGGCtgctcagcaacaacagcaacacaacgGAACGGCCACAACCATGAACGGTAACCTCGCGATCCCACCGGTCTCGACGCCCATGTCCGCTAGCTACGACTCGAACAGCATAGCGAAGGCCACCAGCAATTCGGCCTTCACGCCGATCAACGCGATGCCACCGCATCTGAACAGCctgcagcaccatcaccagctCGCGACCCAACGGCCCTCCTATCTGTACGATGCCATCAGCTTCCAGAACCAGAAGGCGGCCATGGCGCAGAGTCCCTCGAACGCATTCCCCAACCAGCTGATCTCGCTGCACCAGATACGCAATTACGCGCATCAACCGGCCGGTGGGCTAATGGCCGGTGAGCATCTGCTCGGCGTTACGGTCGGTCCGGGAGGCAAGGATAAGGGTTAA
- the LOC118505728 gene encoding zinc finger protein rotund isoform X3, which produces MYPWYREAQLSVGQLCSPLAGPTPIKTENNYSDCMLAVDFPNKKPSNAFPWLSEATNNNDYSKGNNNHHGTPPHLHHPHHPHHHHHHHHPHHSHHPHLPHSAAGSQSNLGASGSSSSSLTPGNCRHGHPEDTKCRSLNCGPPQSPSAASASLAAAANEGATPDSGSTTATATAIPNFNQMPVPGGVQGQNPTQGLVHWMSAVMAEHMTSNPHHDPAAVGMHYMWNGPVEQCGQHTKDMDTYGGWPTPRNPMPMKQGYEAKMNPVDHHHHHHHHHHNNLQKGHMIDDGRLLDHHTMQTGAAQMSQLYGARGSSSSNSPGGGLAGHGGGATNPAAALLVVPQPINATKIGASGLPNGTGRKYQCKMCPQIFTSKADLQLHTQIHMREAKPYKCSQCNKAFANSSYLSQHTRIHLGIKPYRCEICQRKFTQLSHLQQHIRTHTGDKPYKCRHSGCLKAFSQLSNLQSHSRCHQTDKPFKCNSCYKCFSDEPSLLEHIPKHKESKHLKTHICQYCGKSYTQETYLSKHMQKHAERTDKRPPIGARSSSSTVNLSASTPGSSNSSGSGSASNGATTTAGPATMTGESTFWPKVSPDSAAATINDVINQQNNHHDFSLTPNGSATNGSNGSTGNGPNATNGPQSQGGGNTVHGAGSDLAGAHHQRDDAVDELVGPARGPPDNANTPNGSSNTGPGNQPAAQQQQQHNGTATTMNGNLAIPPVSTPMSASYDSNSIAKATSNSAFTPINAMPPHLNSLQHHHQLATQRPSYLYDAISFQNQKAAMAQSPSNAFPNQLISLHQIRNYAHQPAGGLMAGEHLLGVTVGPGGKDKG; this is translated from the exons AAACCGTCGAACGCATTCCCGTGGCTGTCCGAGGCGACCAATAACAACGACTATAGCAAGGGCAACAATAATCACCACGGAACCCCACCCCACCTACACCACCCACACCACccgcaccaccatcaccaccaccaccatccgcaCCACTCCCATCATCCTCATCTCCCTCATTCGGCCGCCGGAAGTCAGTCAAATCTTGGTGCCTCAGGCAGTTCAAGCAGTTCACTAACTCCCGGCAACTGTCGGCACGGACATCCCGAAGACACCAAGTGTCGATCGCTAAACTGTGGCCCACCACAGTCCCCGTCGGCCGCGTCCGCTAgcctagcagcagcagcgaacgaGGGAGCTACTCCCGACTCCGGCAGCACAACGGCGACCGCCACGGCTATCCCGAACTTTAACCAGATGCCCGTGCCGGGCGGTGTGCAGGGCCAGAACCCGACCCAGGGCCTCGTGCACTGGATGAGCGCGGTAATGGCCGAACACATGACCTCGAACCCGCATCACGATCCGGCCGCCGTCGGGATGCACTACATGTGGAATGGACCGGTCGAG CAATGTGGACAGCACACGAAGGATATGGACACGTACGGTGGTTGGCCAACACCCCGAAACCCAATGCCCATGAAGCAAGGATACGAG GCGAAAATGAATCCAGTcgatcatcaccaccatcaccaccatcaccatcacaacAACCTGCAGAAAGGGCACATGATCGACGATGGCCGGCTGCTCGATCATCACACTATGCAAACGGGTGCTGCCCAGATGAGCCAACTGTACGGAGCGCGCGGTTCGTCGAGCAGCAACTCACCGGGCGGTGGACTGGCTGGGCATGGTGGCGGTGCCACGAACCCGGCCGCCGCCCTGCTCGTCGTACCTCAGCCCATCAATGCCACCAAGATCGGTGCCAGCGGACTGCCGAACGGGACGGGCCGAAAGTATCAGTGCAAAATGTGTCCTCAG ATCTTCACCTCCAAGGCGGACCTGCAGCTGCACACGCAAATTCACATGCGTGAGGCCAAGCCCTACAAATGCTCCCAGTGCAATAAGGCGTTCGCCAACTCGAGCTATCTGTCCCAGCACACGCGCATCCATCTCGGCATCAAGCCGTACCGGTGCGAGATCTGTCAGCGCAAGTTCACCCAGCTGTCCCATCTGCAGCAGCACATCCGGACGCACACCGGCGACAAACCGTACAAATGTCGGCATTCGGGCTGCCTCAAGGCGTTCTCCCAGCTGTCCAACCTGCAGTCCCACTCGCGCTGTCACCAGACGGACAAACCGTTCAAGTGCAACTCCTGCTACAAGTGCTTCTCCGACGAACCGTCGCTTCTGGAGCACATCCCGAAGCACAAGGAGTCGAAGCACCTGAAGACGCACATCTGCCAGTACTGTGGCAAGTCCTACACGCAGGAAACCTACCTGTCCAAGCACATGCAGAAGCACGCCGAGCGGACGGACAAGCGGCCACCGATCGGGGCGcgaagcagtagcagcacgGTCAACCTGAGTGCGTCCACGCCTGGAAGTAGCAACAGTTCGGGCAGTGGTAGCGCATCGAACGGTGCTACGACGACGGCCGGCCCTGCCACCATGACTGGGGAGAGCACCTTCTGGCCGAAGGTAAGCCCAGACTCGGCGGCGGCCACCATCAACGATGTCATCAACCAGCAGAACAATCATCACGACTTCAGCTTGACTCCGAACGGTAGCGCAACGAACGGGAGCAATGGAAGTACCGGCAATGGGCCTAACGCGACCAATGGCCCACAGTCACAGGGTGGAGGTAACACGGTGCATGGGGCCGGGTCCGATCTGGCCGGAGCACACCATCAGCGGGATGATGCTGTCGATGAGCTTGTTGGACCGGCTCGAGGGCCTCCCGATAATGCAAACACACCGAACGGAAGCTCCAACACTGGCCCCGGTAATCAACCGGCtgctcagcaacaacagcaacacaacgGAACGGCCACAACCATGAACGGTAACCTCGCGATCCCACCGGTCTCGACGCCCATGTCCGCTAGCTACGACTCGAACAGCATAGCGAAGGCCACCAGCAATTCGGCCTTCACGCCGATCAACGCGATGCCACCGCATCTGAACAGCctgcagcaccatcaccagctCGCGACCCAACGGCCCTCCTATCTGTACGATGCCATCAGCTTCCAGAACCAGAAGGCGGCCATGGCGCAGAGTCCCTCGAACGCATTCCCCAACCAGCTGATCTCGCTGCACCAGATACGCAATTACGCGCATCAACCGGCCGGTGGGCTAATGGCCGGTGAGCATCTGCTCGGCGTTACGGTCGGTCCGGGAGGCAAGGATAAGGGTTAA
- the LOC118505729 gene encoding vacuolar protein sorting-associated protein 33A — translation MVNNMYTHLSGGRANIQLLQEAAVREFVKILDRCEGTKAIIWDESLGGPVGLVARYTFLKEHHVTKMYPLRSEAWTDIDVKNIIFITRPHQTLMDYIANNIHEEERKRKVSRKEYFLYFLPKKSFLCEKRLQIKGVHGSLSYIGEFRCEFFPFDNDLLSMELKDAYKEIYIEGDTSSLHQSACALVALQKLYGRIPKVYGIGSYAQRVWEITKALTEEDGHVINNVEKGVIDQMLIIDRSTDLMSVLATQLTYEGLIDEIFGINNTTVNLPAEKFNTGEGLSTDRNTEKSQFILNSKEQLYTELRDKNFNAVGAVLSRMAKSIRSRANENHGEKSIQELKKFVESLPHIKSNEQSLATHTTIAELVQDVISSHAFLDVLGCEQEFLLCSDVDKPNSFIEDMIAKEAPIRNVLRLICMQSIAGSGLKPKVLDYYKRELVQVYGLKTLLTLGNLEKAGLLRAQTGSRTYHVLRKTLNLTAETPEEVSPKDITYVHSIYAPLSVRIVEQHLKPNGWQLLTEKLSSLPGPTFEDFQASPSLSSRRGSFTSEMSQSDIPRVIVVFFIGGCTFAEVSALRFLAQQDENNVEFVICTTKLINKNTFLDSFIEA, via the exons ATGGTGAACAACATGTATACACATCTTTCGGGAGGCCGAGCCAACATACAGCTGCTGCAAGAAGCTGCTGTGCGCGAATTCGTTAAAATTCTAGATCGATGCGAAGGAACAAAG GCTATCATATGGGATGAGTCATTGGGTGGACCGGTCGGGCTGGTGGCACGGTACACATTCCTTAAGGAGCACCACGTTACCAAGATGTATCCACTGCGGTCGGAAGCATGGACGGATATCGATGTGAAGAACATTATCTTCATAACACGCCCACATCAAACGCTGATGGATTACATCGCCAACAACATTCACGAGGAGGAACGCAAGCGAAAAG TGTCCCGCAAGGAATATTTCCTGTattttcttcccaaaaaaTCGTTCCTTTGCGAAAAGCGACTCCAGATCAAGGGAGTGCACGGCAGCCTTTCCTACATCGGTGAGTTTCGCTGTGAGTTTTTCCCATTCGACAATGATCTCCTTTCCATGGAGCTGAAAGATGCCTACAAGGAGATCTACATCGAGGGTGACACGAGTTCGCTCCACCAATCCGCTTGTGCGCTTGTTGCGCTACAGAAACTATACGGACGCATTCCGAAGGTTTACGGCATCGGAAGCTACGCGCAGCGTGTTTGGGAGATTACAAAAGCCCTGACCGAGGAAGATGGACACGTAATCAATAATGTCGAGAAAGGTGTCATCGACCAGATGCTCATTATCGATCGTTCGACCGACCTGATGAGTGTGCTGGCAACGCAACTCACCTACGAAGGGCTGATAGATGAGATTTTCGGCATCAACAATACGACGGTGAATCTGCCGGCGGAAAAATTCAACACTGGCGAAGGTCTTTCGACCGACAGGAACACCGAAAAAAGCCAATTCATACTGAACTCGAAGGAGCAACTGTACACGGAGCTGAGGGACAAAAACTTCAACGCGGTCGGTGCGGTTCTGTCGCGCATGGCTAAATCTATTCGATCGCGAGCGAACGAAAACCATGGCGAAAAGTCAATTCAAGAACTGAAGAAATTTGTCGAAAGTTTGCCACACATCAAGTCAAACGAGCAATCGCTTGCGACACACACCACGATCGCTGAGCTGGTGCAGGATGTGATCTCGTCACACGCATTCCTGGACGTGTTGGGATGTGAGCAAGAATTCCTGCTCTGCTCCGACGTGGATAAACCGAACAGCTTCATCGAGGATATGATTGCGAAGGAGGCACCGATACGGAACGTGCTTCGATTGATTTGCATGCAATCGATAGCCGGATCGGGCCTGAAGCCCAAAGTATTAGACTACTACAAACGCGAGCTGGTGCAGGTTTACGGATTGAAAACGCTCCTTACGCTGGGTAACCTCGAAAAGGCGGGCCTACTTCGAGCGCAGACCGGATCCCGCACCTATCACGTGCTTCGCAAAACACTCAATCTTACCGCCGAAACACCGGAAGAAGTGTCGCCGAAGGACATTACGTACGTGCACAGTATCTACGCACCGCTGTCCGTGCGCATCGTTGAGCAGCATCTGAAACCGAACGGATGGCAACTGTTGACGGAAAAGCTTTCTTCACTACCGGGACCAACGTTTGAAGATTTTCAAGCTTCCCCGAGCTTGAGCAGTCGACGCGGTTCGTTTACCAGTGAAATGTCCCAGTCCGACATTCCGCGAGTGATTGTGGTGTTCTTCATCGGTGGATGCACGTTTGCGGAGGTTTCTGCTCTTCGGTTCCTCGCGCAACAGGATGAGAACAACGTGGAGTTTGTTATCTGCACGACAAAGCTCATCAATAAGAACACGTTCCTGGACTCGTTCATTGAAGCGTAG